The genome window AGACCCGAAATAGACTGGCCCATCCATCCCTAAGCTCATGCCATTCACCCAAACTGGCGCTTGAGTAGCATTACTAATTTTAATATATGCTCTGATCTTTTGAGTCATTTAGTGACCTTCTTGGAAAAGGCTGCGATAATTCCTGCCTTCTCCATTTTCATTTAATAATTATACTcaatgttctccatccctggaaaATAACAAGGAAAATCCAAGGTGGCTTCCAGTAGAGACAAAATTGCATTGTATATCCTCAGGCAGTGTGCAGATGCTTGTATGTTAATTTCATGTAATTGTATGCTGAACCAGAATTGCCCATAGACTGAGAGGGTTGGAGATATATAGGAAACCTACTCCCGCAAAGGGAGCTATTATAGTTCAGAGCGATAAAACCAGGTGTGATGAACCTTTGGCCACCTCTAGATTTTGCTGAACTCCCAATGTCCATCATCCCTAAAAATTGGCCGTGCTTGCTTGAGctactgggagttgtagttcagcaacatcaggaaagCTAAAGGTTCCCTGCACATGAATAAAAGCCATGTTAAATCTATTGCAACAAAACCAAGAAAACACCTTAAAGAGTAACGTGTTTATAGTGGAACATGGTTTGTGGCCTAGagcctgctttttaatatttcaACCTTTTAATAATTCAGCTGGGTCCAGATTCTGCTGTGCCACAAACGACACTGGGACAGTTCCACTGCTAAGCCTAATTTAGTTCATTTTGGCCTAACTACTACCTCAGAAATTAAGACATGGAAAGTGCTTTATGCAGATTAGTTTCTCTTCCGTAGCATCTTTCAAGCTACTCCTGTCCTAGCAGCGTGGACAGTAACAGTGGCATTTACAGTTTCTTTATCTGTAAACATCTGGCAATTCTGTGAGGTAAGCAAATGGGAATTTAGAGACACGCTGCAGTGGTAACTACATTAATTCATCTGGGACTAAGGCTGTGCTCCTGTGTGGAGCATAAAGGCATTATCATTAAGATTTCAGTGGGTCACGGTGCAGTTAACGTTGCTAGGTTGattcttctctctcttcccccccccccaataacagTCCCTTTTTAACTTTGTCTCTTGAAATTCCTACTCTCACCCATAAAACAGCACCATCGCTTTATTGCTGATAGCAAAGACAAGGAACCAGAGGTTGTCTTCATTGGCGATTCGTTGGTGCAGCTGCTGCACCAGTTTGAGGTAAAGTGGCTCAGAAAGAAACTTATGAGGGGCAAAATGGGCAAGTCGATACTCTTCTTAGAATCTGACAGCTAAACTCTCTTCCCCAGATCTGGAGGGaacttttctcccctctgcatgcTCTCAACTTTGGCATTGGGGGCGATGCCACCCACCATGTGCTCTGGCGTCTGCAGAATGGAGAGTTGCAGCACATCCGACCAAAGGTACTGGAGTGGGGCATATTAAGGTGGCTTATGCCAACTCAGACTATGAGTCATCAAACCCTGAAATGACCACAAGGCATCTCTCAAAATCTGAAGCAGAGGTGTTTTATCAGCAAGATCCTTTCAACTGGAGGTGTCGGGGATTAAGTATGGTCCCTCATCCATGCAAAGCAtgctctctgccactgagctatagctttCCCTGAGAGATGCTTCCTTCTTAAGAGGAAACATCCAAGGGGGTCAGGGGCACATGAATGTAGAGCAGGATGAGGAAATAAAACCAGGTTTCTAATGAGGATTAGGTCTGTTTTTGTTCTTCACCAAGGAGACCAATAATAAATCATGCAGATGTTCACGtgtttttgcataatttattctgccactaagaattttttaaaaatgctttggtattctttttttaaaaaggacaagaAAGTATCCAAGATATCACAAGGGAGGACAAGAAGAGGTGATAAAGCAGCAGTAACCTTGGTTGCATAAACTATGCAAAATAAATAGCTCAACTTCTGTGATACATACAGAATATAcctatttttttaatttgcttaatTCTGCTTTCACTAGTTAACAAGTTACTGGGAAGAAGAAAAGGCCCAACAACTGGAAATACTGTTCAGGCTCCTCCTCCGCATACGCTGAGATTACCAGGCATTGTCTACACCCTTTCAAGCATATTGCAGCTAAGCCTAAGGCCctaaaagaagctttaaaaaaatgattctTAGGATGCTGAATTGCATCCAGGATCAAAATTTACCCTTGTACAGGTCACTTGTAGGTTTTTCAGAATACACTTCACTGTTGCTGTACTGCTGTCACAGTACAGAATGCCAAAGGCTCATCCTCCTTGATGCCCAGGCACCCTGTCTGCTTCTGAGATCACATCAGACTAGTTCCATCTTCTCAAGCTTTACATCTATAAAGATTAGTAACTTCCTGCTAAATAGGCATAGAACTTCCATACCACTCAATTTTGTAGTAGCAGCCTCTTCTCTTATACAACATGGGACATGAAAGCAGAACACCCAGAACCTTAATTGTGGCTTTACAAGGAAGATGCAGAATGGGTGGGTGATGAGAGCAGCAGCACCTGGAGGACCAccagctccccatccctgctctaaaacaTGGAGAGAGGATAGTCTGCTGCTGGGATGAATGTTGAGTTCCTGGAGAGAATTAACTTGGCTGTGAGGGAGGCCTCCTTAAGCCTACGGCCACAGCATCACCCTTCTACAACAGAAGCTGattttcccccttctcctttaCATATAGATCGTGGTTGTCTGGGTAGGCACCAATAACCATGGTCACACTGCAGAGCAAGTGGCTGGTGGCATAGACGCTATTGTGCGGGTCATCAGTCAACAGCAACCACAGGCCCGTGTGGTTGTTTTGGTGAGTGCCAAGGATGGCTGGGTGGGTATGCTAGGGGTAGAGGGGTGAAGATTTGAGGCCTGCGGCCAACCTTTTGCGGTTTTAATTGGCTTATATTTTCTCTAACCCGGATACAGGGCTTGCTGCCACGGGGCAAGAATTCCAACCCCTTACGGGAGAAGAACAGAAGAGTGAACGAACTACTTGAGGCAAAGGTGCCGCTGCTGCCTAATGCCTCCTTTCTCAACGCCGATCCGGGCTTTGTGCATTCAGATGGGACCATAAGTCACCACGACATGTATGACTACCTCCACCTGACCCGCCACGGATATGCTAGACTCTGCCCTGGGCTGCACAGACTACTTCTCTGTCTCCTGGGAGAATGCCATGCCCAGGCCCCTTGATGCAATGTTGCTAGCAGTGGCCAAGATGGAGCCCAGCTCCAGCCTGGATGACTGCAGAGGGCACTTGCTTAGAAGCTAGAATGCCATCACTGTCACCATGTCCTCTGCTCTTCAATTGGGTAAGCAACAAATACAGCTGCCCCAGTATTTTGTCTACCCAGTATTGAGCACTAAATACTgatccccctccctccaccaATCCCTTTCAGCATGGATATTAGTTCAGTAGGCTGTTAAGTGGTTGCAGCGGAGGGGGGGGTGGAGAAAGCACATTGGCTGGTATCTGTCTAAAACAAAGTTGGGCACAGGGCAAGTTGGTGGGAACTTGCTTATGCTTACTTAATAAAATTGGTGCACAAGTTTCTGATCACAAGAGTGGTTATTTCTTTCCTCACAACTCCTGTGTGTTTTGACAAGGAAAAGTTGGCAGCTATGTCCTTCCCAAAGGAAAGTGGAGGTACCAAATTGCTATCCTAAGCTCTGATGATGGCCTATCTTAAATACGTTTTAAGAATACAAGGATTAGCATAGATCTGTCAAACAATTACCCACAATATGTACAGCAAGGGTAGGGAACTTGTGGGCCTCCaggtcttgttggactccaaatcccattagctccagccagcatgggcagcaatcagcgatgatgggagttacaatcCAAAACAGGTAGTAAACTGTAGTTTCCTGTTTCCCATATGAGCCCTCTTGCTGCAGCTAGGTGGTGGTGGGGCATTATACCTTTGAAACAGAGAATTTCACCTTTATGCTTTATGCAATTTTTGCTAAGATAGCTGAATATTGCACCAGATGGAGCACATGCCTGATTCAGCAACTTAGTTCTTCTGTGTGGTTGTACCCCTCCCCTAAATATGCTCCCTCCTACACAGTTAAACCTTTTTGAAACTGAAAGGGCAATTCTCAAACTGGGCAGGTAGGGCTTCCAACTAGAGATTTTGTTAGAACTCTACCAGTGGTGTGAGTCAATCATCATGCAGCCTCAGTGTAAAACCTTAAAACCCTCTTCCCTACCATTCACTCCTCACAAACAAGTTGAAAATCATGCACAGGACCATTCTCTTACGTTTATAAATCTACAGAGATTTTGAAGGGGTCAGCTATCTACACTTATTGCCACTGGCTGTAGAGGCCCCCCTCTACTGCTACTCAAGGTTCATAGTTCCAACTTTTCCCATCCTCTCCTGAATGCAATTATTTTGAAAATGAATTGCTTGAGTAGGGATTATAACCAGAAGAGAGATGTATAAATCAGATGCAAGGAAGGGCTTGATTTAAACATCTCATTCTTCATATCTACATCCTACTGCTGCGGGATTGTGTAGCAGGATACATCAGTTTTGAAGCCTGGACAAGTTTGGTGTATACAGGCATACTTTTATCTGCTGCTGTAAGTCACAGAGGGGGATCACTCAAGGCCCAGGCTCTGTTCATAGGAAcacctcataagaacatatgaagagcctgctggatcaggccagtggcccatctagaccagcatcctgttctcacagtggccaaccaggtgcctgggggaagcccgcaagcaagacctgagtgcaagaacactcccctcctgaagcttccagcaactggtcctcagaagcatgctgcctctgactagggtggcacagcacagccatcatggctagtagccattgattgccctgtcctccatgaatttgtctaatcttcttttaaagccatccaagctggtggccattactgcatcttgtgggagcaaattccatagtttaactatgtgctgtgtaaataagtacttcctttttgtctggcctgaatcttccaacgttcagcttctttgaatgtccacgagttctagtattatggagaaaaacttttctctatccactttctcaatgccatgcataattttatacacttctatcatgtctcctctgacctgccttttctctaaactaaaaaaagccccaaatgctgcaacctttcctcgtaagggagtcactccatccccttgatcattctggttgccctcttctgaaccttttccaactccacaatatcctttttgaaatgaggcgaccagaagtgtacacagtattccaaatgcggccacaccatagatttatacaatggcattatgatatcagctgttttattttcaatacctttcctaattattgctagcatggaatttgcctttttcacagctgccgcacactgggtcgacattttcatcgtgctgtccactacaaccccgaggtctctctcctggtcggtcaccgccagttcagaccccatgagcgtatatgtgaaattcagattttttgctccaatatgcataattttacacttgtttatactgaattgcatttgccattttcccgcccattcactcagtttggagaggtctttttggagctcttcgcaatccctttttgttttaacaaccctgaacaatttagtattgtcagcaaacttggccacttcactaaaGGTAAAGgcgtccccacacttatagtgcgagtcgtttccaactcttagggtgacgtcttgcaatgtttacaaggcagaccgtatatatggggtgggattgccagttccatccccggcctttctttaccccccagcatatgccaggtactcattttaccgaccacggatggatggaaggctgagtggacctcgaccccttttaccggagattcgacttcctccttccgttggaatcgaactccagccgtgagcagagcttcaactGCATTacagccgcttaccactctgcgccacggaggatcttcgctgctcagtcctaattctaggtcattaatgaacaagttgaaaagtacaggtcccaataccgatccttgagggactccactttctacagccctccattggtccgtttattcctactctctgcttcttaaccaattccttatccacaagaggacctctcctcttattccatgactgctaagcttcctcagaagtctttggtgaggtaccttgtcaaaagctttttgaaagtctaagtacactatgtccactggatcacctctatctatatgcttgttgacactctcaaagaattcgaataggttactgagacaggactttcccttgcagaagccatgctggctctgcttcaacaaggcttgttctatgtgcttagttaatctagctttaataatactttctaccagttttccagggacagaagttaagctaactggcctgtaatttccgggatcccccctggttccctttttgaagattggcattacatttgccactttccagtcctcaggcatggaggaggacctgagggacaagttacatattttagttagcagatcagcaatttcacatttgagttctttgagaactctcgggtggatgccatccgggcccggtgatttgtcagttttcatattgtgtattaagcctagaacttcctctctcatcaccactatttgtctcagttcctcatcaaatgttagttcaggttcagggatctgccctatatattCCACTGTGAagaaagatgcaaaaaattcatttagcttctctgcaatctccttatcattctttagtacacctttgactcccttatcatccaaggatccaatcacctccctagatggtctcctgcttcgaatgtatttatagaattttttgttgttggtttttatgttcttagaaatgtgctcctcaaattcttttttttagcatcccttactgtcttcttgcatttcttttgccagagtttgtgttcctttttattttcttcggaCCTCTGGCTTCTGAGACTCCTACAGGCACCTCCCACAAATTTCAAGCATTACTTGCCCACCCTTAAGGGTTAAGAAGAGACTTGAGAAAGCTGCAGTAGAGATATCAGAGGCGGCTGGATTCTGTGCTGCCCAGAGTTGCAGATGAGACATGGCAAAATTGGTGGAAGGTATATTCCTGCCAGAAGTTGTTATCTAAATGCGTGTAACTTAAACTCCACAGCCAAATGGATTGTTACAAGAGCTTTAATAGCATGTGAGGTGGGGCCACCCCAATACAGAAGGGGTTACACACATGGTCAACATGTGGCTGCGGCCACCAGGGCACTCATGCTTGGGGGAGGGAAACCCTCAGCCCCCCCCACTGCTCTCTTGCTTCTTACGCCATCAGTGCTAGGTCAGCCCTCACCCCCAAAGAACCCCCCCATCATCTCCTGTCCAGATTTAGGCTGGTCTGTATGCaaagtacccacccacccaaataaCACCCCTTTCCCCTCTCACTGTCAAAGCAGAACCTTGACCAGTCAGAGAAACAGGCGTCATCATCAAAACTCAACTGATCCCAGCAGCGGTCTAGATacgctttcttcttcctccttcatTGACCCGGCTCTCTTGAGTGACCAAAGCAATAACCTGTCCAGGAAGCAAGGCCACAAACTCCCACCCAGCCCCCAACCCCCCGCAGCAGTGGTGGAGGGTGGTGGGGAAAAGGGACTCCCTCTTCCACCCCAGTTACTGACACAGAAGCAACGAGTATGTGGGATCTCAAAATATTTAACATTATTAAAAGGGGAAGGGTGTTGAAATTAGAACCTGACACTTTACACATGTCCATTTCCCATGGCCCTTTGTAACCCCCTCCCAAGAGGTCTCCGCTGCAACAAGAGCAAGGCCCGTGCCCTGGAATGGTTGATATTTCAGCACCACCATTCAAGTCCTTGAGCAGAGGGGAAAGTGGAGGGAGGGACTGGCAAGAgcccacagcccttcccctctcAGAGCAGAATGGCtggagaggagggcaggaagaaagGGGGCGCAGCAAGAGTTTGCATGGGGAGGGCAGCTCCCTCCCCACCGCCTTTCAGTCCCCAGGAGGGGGTCAGAGGGGGAGAAAGAATTAGCAGAGGAAGGGCATGAGTGGGGAGTAGAGACGGGGGCAAAGCTCCAAGATCCCCCTTCTGCAAGGTTGTTTTCTCGCTTGGCTGCTCCTGGCTGTTCATCTGCtgctggtgttgccaccaccaccaccgccgctCCCTGGGGAAGACTGCTGGTTACAGTCCCAACCAGCAGCTGTGGTAGAAGGGGGGGCagttgctgccgctgctgccacctCTGCTCCTTGTGCACAGTCCTGTgtgagggccagctccaaaggctGCCCGCCTTCTGTGGCGCTGCCCTGGCTTGTGGGGCCACCGGGCTCCGGTGTGCTTGGGGCCTGCTCCGTCGGCGTGGCTGCCTGCATAATCTTCTGCCGCACCTCCCGGATCTTGAGTTGCAAGCAGACCTTGGTAGGGAATATGTCGGAGTAGCGGGCCTGGAAAGCTGCAGTGGCTTGGGCTGCCAAAGGAGGGGGAAGCCTGTCAGTGCCACAGCAAGCAGAATGGGGCAGGAGGAGGACTGTATGTGGGTGAAAAGAGGCTCTCTGCCCAGAGATATGTagccatccttttttttttttaaagagaaactcTTCCTGAAGCAGAAGCCTTACAACATGCAGGACCTGGAACATGTCTACC of Rhineura floridana isolate rRhiFlo1 chromosome 15, rRhiFlo1.hap2, whole genome shotgun sequence contains these proteins:
- the PAFAH1B3 gene encoding platelet-activating factor acetylhydrolase IB subunit alpha1 isoform X3 is translated as MSDGDKNPASTPTPVTDVQGDGRWMSLHHRFIADSKDKEPEVVFIGDSLVQLLHQFEIWRELFSPLHALNFGIGGDATHHVLWRLQNGELQHIRPKIVVVWVGTNNHGHTAEQVAGGIDAIVRVISQQQPQARVVVLGLLPRGKNSNPLREKNRRVNELLEAKVPLLPNASFLNADPGFVHSDGTISHHDMYDYLHLTRHGYARLCPGLHRLLLCLLGECHAQAP
- the PAFAH1B3 gene encoding platelet-activating factor acetylhydrolase IB subunit alpha1 isoform X2, which translates into the protein MGSAEEESQGTMSDGDKNPASTPTPVTDVQGDGRWMSLHHRFIADSKDKEPEVVFIGDSLVQLLHQFEIWRELFSPLHALNFGIGGDATHHVLWRLQNGELQHIRPKIVVVWVGTNNHGHTAEQVAGGIDAIVRVISQQQPQARVVVLGLLPRGKNSNPLREKNRRVNELLEAKVPLLPNASFLNADPGFVHSDGTISHHDMYDYLHLTRHGYARLCPGLHRLLLCLLGECHAQAP
- the PAFAH1B3 gene encoding platelet-activating factor acetylhydrolase IB subunit alpha1 isoform X1, giving the protein MGEGRRNTSSSPQLTVDGSAEAARITTFRAELRRTERESQGTMSDGDKNPASTPTPVTDVQGDGRWMSLHHRFIADSKDKEPEVVFIGDSLVQLLHQFEIWRELFSPLHALNFGIGGDATHHVLWRLQNGELQHIRPKIVVVWVGTNNHGHTAEQVAGGIDAIVRVISQQQPQARVVVLGLLPRGKNSNPLREKNRRVNELLEAKVPLLPNASFLNADPGFVHSDGTISHHDMYDYLHLTRHGYARLCPGLHRLLLCLLGECHAQAP